A window of Calliopsis andreniformis isolate RMS-2024a chromosome 3, iyCalAndr_principal, whole genome shotgun sequence contains these coding sequences:
- the Syd gene encoding JNK-interacting protein syd isoform X2, whose translation MSQMSQMSQMEMEQETVYGTHEDNHVVMSEKVQTLAGSIYQEFEKMIVRYDEDVVKDLMPLVVNVLECLDISYTENQEREVELELLREDNEQLVTQYEREKQLRKTSDQKLLELEDAAEDERKELLSKIDSLESIVRMLELKTKNSHDHGTKVNGSPSPSLHRTSLHIIRLEEKEAELKREYTRLHERYTELFKTHVDYMERTKMLVGSTERLENATSGRGPSRLPSLGLAHMSRSSGPLSYGFQSLEASMNAEDIEEENLPNAANLRTEMLDSSSEAAIETSDKSQLTDKPAQANKTTAISRHESPETEVPPPLVTPTSPNVEKLATTPSGRSRTELEQRSGNTLYQELSFQDADALGEMDEGADITGSWVHPGEYASSGMGKEVENLIMENNELLATKNALNIVKDDLIVKVDELTSEQEILREEVRGLQQARERLRQKITALEEELKKVKEEAEAAAKAAKSDDEEDVPLAQRKRFTRVEMARVLMERNQYKERYMELQEAVRWTEMIRASKTDPSSISGTKGSVWKFFSSLFTGTADRGPLVRGPHTLPHIRYSAPTNQVVPAPPLNTMRGRTLKGRHEFFDQGDTISSEKLVARRANERREQYRQVRAHVKKEDGRLQAYGWSLPGKPSAPVRQPVPVPVYCRPLQESEPGMKIWCGAGVILSGGKTRDGGCMVGGSVFYAAEAQEISTNSKAEVEDAVEHLDKELQENENQRVEAERLEQQLSSLVWICTSTQKMSKVTVIDANNPADILEVFNVCQGHLLCIASVPGAKESDYTQTVSEESIRTTNGVGDNESHEVNASADTEQDNQKSKQEGVSEQNKSESDNTSEDQSNESSEKLDDSNQNTATEPQSLDSVDSETLNLGKVHFVKANLEVSSSRANKKEDTIEEKESDETEEEPIEKMSSIQPTMWLGAQNGAVFIHSAVAQWSVCLHSVKLKDAALAIVHVQGRVLVALADGTVAIFRRGADGQWDLSQYHVITLGNPQHSIRCMTAVSGRTVWCGYRNKIHVIDPVTMTVEYTVDAHPRRESQVRQLAWLGEGVWVSIRLDSTLRLYHAHTYQHLQDVDIEPYVSKMLGTGKLGFSFVRITALLISSNRLWIGTGNGVIISVPLSESAGGSMAVSRIQAGSNKGDAPGVGVRIFASDRSVTLGSFIPYCSMAHAQLSFHGHRDAVKMFVAVPGYGGQSALSDGSQPAMLVLSGGEGYIDFRVGDGEETEESIERSTNVVAVNAEEHAEQSHLIVWQVQCPVPVPMNG comes from the exons ATGAGTCAAATGAGCCAGATGAGTCAAATGGAAATGGAGCAGGAAACGGTATATGGCACGCATGAAGACAATCATGTGGTCATGTCGGAGAAAGTTCAAACTCTGGCTGGGAGCATCTATCAGGAGTTTGAGAAAATGATAGTTCGTTATGATGAAGATGTAGTCAAAGACTTGATGCCACTTGTGGTCAATGTTCTAGAATGTCTAGACATATCTTATACAGAAAATCAAGAACGTGAAGTTGAATTAGAATTATTAAGGGAGGATAATGAACAATTGGTCACTCAATATGAAAGAGAAAAACAGTTAAGGAAAACATCTGATCAG AAACTGCTTGAGCTTGAAGATGCTGCAGAGGATGAAAGGAAAGAACTTTTGTCAAAAATTGATAGCTTGGAATCAATTGTAAGAATGTTGGAACTGAAGACAAAGAATTCACATGATCACGGTACAAAAGTCAATGGCTCTCCCAGTCCATCCCTTCACAGAACATCCCTTCACA TTATTCGTCTTGAAGAAAAAGAAGCAGAACTAAAACGAGAATATACCCGCCTGCATGAGAGATATACCGAATTATTTAAGACGCATGTAGATTATATGGAAAGAACAAAGATGTTAGTTGGAAGTACAGAAAGATTAGAAAATGCAACTAGCGGTCGTGGTCCATCCCGTTTGCCGTCTCTTGGACTAGCACATATGTCCCGAAGTTCTGGACCATTAAGTTATGGTTTTCAGAGTTTAGAGGCCAGTATGAACGCCGAAGATATAGAAGAAGAGAATCTACCAAATGCTGCTAATTTGAGAACTGAGATGTTGGATAGTAGTAGTGAAGCAGCTATAGAAACCTCAGATAAGAGCCAGTTAACAGATAAACCAGCACAAGCAAATAAAACAACTGCTATTTCGAGAC ATGAAAGTCCAGAAACGGAAGTTCCCCCACCACTGGTCACACCAACATCGCCGAATGTAGAAAAATTAGCTACTACACCAAGTGGAAGGAGTAGAACAGAACTAGAACAACGAAGCGGCAATACATTGTATCAAGAACTCAGTTTTCAAGATGCAGACGCATTGGGTGAAATGGATGAAGGGGCAGATATTACTG GTAGTTGGGTTCATCCTGGAGAATATGCATCGTCTG GAATGGGTAAAGAAGTGGAAAATCTCATCATGGAAAACAACGAACTTCTGGCTACCAA AAATGCGCTCAACATTGTTAAAGATGACTTGATCGTCAAGGTAGATGAATTAACAAGCGAACAAGAAATATTACGTGAAGAAGTTCGAGGTTTACAACAAGCCAGAGAACGCTTACGCCAAAAAATCACTGCCCTTGAAGAAGAATTGAAGAAAGTTAAGGAAGAAGCCGAAGCAGCAGCAAAAGCAGCGAAGAGCGACGATGAGGAAGATGTACCATTAGCACAAAGAAAGAGGTTTACCAGAGTGGAGATGGCTAGGGTTCTCATGGAAAGAAATCAATATAAGGAACGATATATGGAACTTCAAGAAGCAGTTAGATGGACAGAAATGATAAGAGCTAGCAAAACTGATCCTTCTAGTATATCAGGGACAAAAGGTTCGGTGTGGAAGTT TTTTAGTAGTCTCTTCACAGGAACCGCGGATCGAGGACCCCTGGTTCGAGGGCCACACACTTTACCACACATTAGGTACAGCGCGCCGACAAATCAAGTCGTTCCAGCACCACCCTTAAACACCATGCGTGGACGTACGTTGAAAGGTCGCCATGAGTTTTTCGACCAGGGAGACACCAT ATCTTCTGAAAAGCTCGTAGCCAGGCGTGCAAATGAACGAAGAGAACAATATCGTCAAGTTCGGGCTCACGTTAAAAAAGAAGATGGAAGGTTACAAGCTTACGGTTGGAGCTTGCCAGGAAAACCAAGTGCACCAGTTCGACAGCCTGTTCCTGTACCAGTCTATTGTAGACCTTTACAAGAATCAGAACCTGGCATGAAG ATATGGTGTGGTGCTGGTGTGATTCTGAGTGGTGGGAAGACACGTGATGGTGGATGTATGGTTGGAGGAAGTGTATTTTACGCTGCTGAAGCACAAGAAATAAGTACCAATTCAAAGGCTGAAGTTGAAGATGCTGTTGAACATCTGGATAAGGAGCTTCAGGAGAACGAAAATCAGAGAGTGGAGGCGGAACGATTAGAGCAGCAGCTTAGCTCCTTGGTCTGGATCTGTACATCGACTCAAAAGATGTCGAAAGTTACTGTGATAGACGCTAATAATCCAGCCGATATTTTGGAAGTTTTTAACGTTTGCCAAGGACATTTACTTTGCATTGCGAGCGTACCTGGAGCCAAAGAAAGTGACTACACACAAACTGTCAGCGAGGAGTCGATACGGACTACCAATGGTGTGGGCGATAACGAGAGCCATGAAGTGAACGCGAGTGCAGATACGGAACAGGATAATCAGAAGAGTAAACAGGAAGGTGTTTCGGAGCAAAATAAATCTGAATCGGACAACACCTCGGAAGATCAGAGCAACGAGAGTTCTGAGAAACTAGACGATAGTAATCAGAATACCGCTACTGAACCGCAAAGTTTAGATAGCGTGGATAGCGAAACGTTGAATCTAGGGAAAGTACATTTCGTGAAAGCCAACTTAGAAGTCTCATCCTCTCGGGCGAATAAAAAAGAAGATACAATCGAAGAGAAAGAAAGCGATGAAACTGAGGAAGAACCTATAGAGAAAATGTCTTCGATACAGCCGACAATGTGGCTCGGAGCTCAGAACGGTGCAGTATTCATTCATTCAGCTGTCGCGCAGTGGTCAGTCTGTCTACATTCGGTTAAACTGAAGGACGCTGCTTTAGCTATTGT ACATGTACAGGGTCGAGTTCTCGTTGCTCTTGCCGATGGAACTGTCGCTATATTCAGAAGAGGTGCCGATGGACAATGGGATTTGTCTCAGTACCATGTGATTACATTGggtaatccacaacattcaatcaggTGCATGACTGCTGTTAGTGGCAGAACTGTATGGTGCGGATATAGGAATAAGATTCACGTGATAGATCCAGTCACGATGACTGTTGAG TATACTGTAGATGCTCATCCACGTCGGGAGTCACAAGTAAGACAATTAGCTTGGTTGGGTGAAGGAGTGTGGGTCAGCATCAGATTAGACTCAACGTTAAGACTTTATCATGCTCATACTTACCAGCATCTTCAAGATGTAGACATTGAGCCTTATGTTAGCAAAATGCTTGGGACTGGGAAGCTTGGCTTTTCTTTTGTAAGAATCACTGCATTACTCATTTCTTCAAATAGGCTGTGGATCGGTACAGGAAATGGAGTGATAATTTCGGTTCCTTTATCTGAAA GTGCTGGAGGTTCGATGGCAGTGTCCAGAATTCAAGCGGGGAGTAACAAAGGCGATGCTCCAGGAGTTGGTGTCAGAATTTTCGCATCAGACCGTAGTGTTACACTGGGCAGTTTTATACCGTATTGCAGTATGGCTCATGCTCAACTTAGTTTCCATGGCCATAGGGATGCTGTGAAGATGTTCGTCGCAGTACCTG GTTATGGTGGTCAAAGCGCATTGTCAGACGGTTCTCAACCAGCCATGCTTGTCCTTTCAGGCGGAGAAGGATACATAGATTTCAGAGTTG GTGATGGAGAAGAAACAGAGGAGAGTATCGAAAGATCTACGAACGTAGTTGCTGTGAATGCCGAAGAACACGCGGAACAAAGTCACCTGATCGTGTGGCAGGTGCAATGTCCCGTGCCAGTGCCAATGAATGGTTAG
- the Syd gene encoding JNK-interacting protein syd isoform X1 produces the protein MSQMSQMSQMEMEQETVYGTHEDNHVVMSEKVQTLAGSIYQEFEKMIVRYDEDVVKDLMPLVVNVLECLDISYTENQEREVELELLREDNEQLVTQYEREKQLRKTSDQKLLELEDAAEDERKELLSKIDSLESIVRMLELKTKNSHDHGTKVNGSPSPSLHRTSLHIIRLEEKEAELKREYTRLHERYTELFKTHVDYMERTKMLVGSTERLENATSGRGPSRLPSLGLAHMSRSSGPLSYGFQSLEASMNAEDIEEENLPNAANLRTEMLDSSSEAAIETSDKSQLTDKPAQANKTTAISRHESPETEVPPPLVTPTSPNVEKLATTPSGRSRTELEQRSGNTLYQELSFQDADALGEMDEGADITGSWVHPGEYASSVNDNFFGMGKEVENLIMENNELLATKNALNIVKDDLIVKVDELTSEQEILREEVRGLQQARERLRQKITALEEELKKVKEEAEAAAKAAKSDDEEDVPLAQRKRFTRVEMARVLMERNQYKERYMELQEAVRWTEMIRASKTDPSSISGTKGSVWKFFSSLFTGTADRGPLVRGPHTLPHIRYSAPTNQVVPAPPLNTMRGRTLKGRHEFFDQGDTISSEKLVARRANERREQYRQVRAHVKKEDGRLQAYGWSLPGKPSAPVRQPVPVPVYCRPLQESEPGMKIWCGAGVILSGGKTRDGGCMVGGSVFYAAEAQEISTNSKAEVEDAVEHLDKELQENENQRVEAERLEQQLSSLVWICTSTQKMSKVTVIDANNPADILEVFNVCQGHLLCIASVPGAKESDYTQTVSEESIRTTNGVGDNESHEVNASADTEQDNQKSKQEGVSEQNKSESDNTSEDQSNESSEKLDDSNQNTATEPQSLDSVDSETLNLGKVHFVKANLEVSSSRANKKEDTIEEKESDETEEEPIEKMSSIQPTMWLGAQNGAVFIHSAVAQWSVCLHSVKLKDAALAIVHVQGRVLVALADGTVAIFRRGADGQWDLSQYHVITLGNPQHSIRCMTAVSGRTVWCGYRNKIHVIDPVTMTVEYTVDAHPRRESQVRQLAWLGEGVWVSIRLDSTLRLYHAHTYQHLQDVDIEPYVSKMLGTGKLGFSFVRITALLISSNRLWIGTGNGVIISVPLSESAGGSMAVSRIQAGSNKGDAPGVGVRIFASDRSVTLGSFIPYCSMAHAQLSFHGHRDAVKMFVAVPGYGGQSALSDGSQPAMLVLSGGEGYIDFRVGDGEETEESIERSTNVVAVNAEEHAEQSHLIVWQVQCPVPVPMNG, from the exons ATGAGTCAAATGAGCCAGATGAGTCAAATGGAAATGGAGCAGGAAACGGTATATGGCACGCATGAAGACAATCATGTGGTCATGTCGGAGAAAGTTCAAACTCTGGCTGGGAGCATCTATCAGGAGTTTGAGAAAATGATAGTTCGTTATGATGAAGATGTAGTCAAAGACTTGATGCCACTTGTGGTCAATGTTCTAGAATGTCTAGACATATCTTATACAGAAAATCAAGAACGTGAAGTTGAATTAGAATTATTAAGGGAGGATAATGAACAATTGGTCACTCAATATGAAAGAGAAAAACAGTTAAGGAAAACATCTGATCAG AAACTGCTTGAGCTTGAAGATGCTGCAGAGGATGAAAGGAAAGAACTTTTGTCAAAAATTGATAGCTTGGAATCAATTGTAAGAATGTTGGAACTGAAGACAAAGAATTCACATGATCACGGTACAAAAGTCAATGGCTCTCCCAGTCCATCCCTTCACAGAACATCCCTTCACA TTATTCGTCTTGAAGAAAAAGAAGCAGAACTAAAACGAGAATATACCCGCCTGCATGAGAGATATACCGAATTATTTAAGACGCATGTAGATTATATGGAAAGAACAAAGATGTTAGTTGGAAGTACAGAAAGATTAGAAAATGCAACTAGCGGTCGTGGTCCATCCCGTTTGCCGTCTCTTGGACTAGCACATATGTCCCGAAGTTCTGGACCATTAAGTTATGGTTTTCAGAGTTTAGAGGCCAGTATGAACGCCGAAGATATAGAAGAAGAGAATCTACCAAATGCTGCTAATTTGAGAACTGAGATGTTGGATAGTAGTAGTGAAGCAGCTATAGAAACCTCAGATAAGAGCCAGTTAACAGATAAACCAGCACAAGCAAATAAAACAACTGCTATTTCGAGAC ATGAAAGTCCAGAAACGGAAGTTCCCCCACCACTGGTCACACCAACATCGCCGAATGTAGAAAAATTAGCTACTACACCAAGTGGAAGGAGTAGAACAGAACTAGAACAACGAAGCGGCAATACATTGTATCAAGAACTCAGTTTTCAAGATGCAGACGCATTGGGTGAAATGGATGAAGGGGCAGATATTACTG GTAGTTGGGTTCATCCTGGAGAATATGCATCGTCTG TCAATGACAACTTCTTTG GAATGGGTAAAGAAGTGGAAAATCTCATCATGGAAAACAACGAACTTCTGGCTACCAA AAATGCGCTCAACATTGTTAAAGATGACTTGATCGTCAAGGTAGATGAATTAACAAGCGAACAAGAAATATTACGTGAAGAAGTTCGAGGTTTACAACAAGCCAGAGAACGCTTACGCCAAAAAATCACTGCCCTTGAAGAAGAATTGAAGAAAGTTAAGGAAGAAGCCGAAGCAGCAGCAAAAGCAGCGAAGAGCGACGATGAGGAAGATGTACCATTAGCACAAAGAAAGAGGTTTACCAGAGTGGAGATGGCTAGGGTTCTCATGGAAAGAAATCAATATAAGGAACGATATATGGAACTTCAAGAAGCAGTTAGATGGACAGAAATGATAAGAGCTAGCAAAACTGATCCTTCTAGTATATCAGGGACAAAAGGTTCGGTGTGGAAGTT TTTTAGTAGTCTCTTCACAGGAACCGCGGATCGAGGACCCCTGGTTCGAGGGCCACACACTTTACCACACATTAGGTACAGCGCGCCGACAAATCAAGTCGTTCCAGCACCACCCTTAAACACCATGCGTGGACGTACGTTGAAAGGTCGCCATGAGTTTTTCGACCAGGGAGACACCAT ATCTTCTGAAAAGCTCGTAGCCAGGCGTGCAAATGAACGAAGAGAACAATATCGTCAAGTTCGGGCTCACGTTAAAAAAGAAGATGGAAGGTTACAAGCTTACGGTTGGAGCTTGCCAGGAAAACCAAGTGCACCAGTTCGACAGCCTGTTCCTGTACCAGTCTATTGTAGACCTTTACAAGAATCAGAACCTGGCATGAAG ATATGGTGTGGTGCTGGTGTGATTCTGAGTGGTGGGAAGACACGTGATGGTGGATGTATGGTTGGAGGAAGTGTATTTTACGCTGCTGAAGCACAAGAAATAAGTACCAATTCAAAGGCTGAAGTTGAAGATGCTGTTGAACATCTGGATAAGGAGCTTCAGGAGAACGAAAATCAGAGAGTGGAGGCGGAACGATTAGAGCAGCAGCTTAGCTCCTTGGTCTGGATCTGTACATCGACTCAAAAGATGTCGAAAGTTACTGTGATAGACGCTAATAATCCAGCCGATATTTTGGAAGTTTTTAACGTTTGCCAAGGACATTTACTTTGCATTGCGAGCGTACCTGGAGCCAAAGAAAGTGACTACACACAAACTGTCAGCGAGGAGTCGATACGGACTACCAATGGTGTGGGCGATAACGAGAGCCATGAAGTGAACGCGAGTGCAGATACGGAACAGGATAATCAGAAGAGTAAACAGGAAGGTGTTTCGGAGCAAAATAAATCTGAATCGGACAACACCTCGGAAGATCAGAGCAACGAGAGTTCTGAGAAACTAGACGATAGTAATCAGAATACCGCTACTGAACCGCAAAGTTTAGATAGCGTGGATAGCGAAACGTTGAATCTAGGGAAAGTACATTTCGTGAAAGCCAACTTAGAAGTCTCATCCTCTCGGGCGAATAAAAAAGAAGATACAATCGAAGAGAAAGAAAGCGATGAAACTGAGGAAGAACCTATAGAGAAAATGTCTTCGATACAGCCGACAATGTGGCTCGGAGCTCAGAACGGTGCAGTATTCATTCATTCAGCTGTCGCGCAGTGGTCAGTCTGTCTACATTCGGTTAAACTGAAGGACGCTGCTTTAGCTATTGT ACATGTACAGGGTCGAGTTCTCGTTGCTCTTGCCGATGGAACTGTCGCTATATTCAGAAGAGGTGCCGATGGACAATGGGATTTGTCTCAGTACCATGTGATTACATTGggtaatccacaacattcaatcaggTGCATGACTGCTGTTAGTGGCAGAACTGTATGGTGCGGATATAGGAATAAGATTCACGTGATAGATCCAGTCACGATGACTGTTGAG TATACTGTAGATGCTCATCCACGTCGGGAGTCACAAGTAAGACAATTAGCTTGGTTGGGTGAAGGAGTGTGGGTCAGCATCAGATTAGACTCAACGTTAAGACTTTATCATGCTCATACTTACCAGCATCTTCAAGATGTAGACATTGAGCCTTATGTTAGCAAAATGCTTGGGACTGGGAAGCTTGGCTTTTCTTTTGTAAGAATCACTGCATTACTCATTTCTTCAAATAGGCTGTGGATCGGTACAGGAAATGGAGTGATAATTTCGGTTCCTTTATCTGAAA GTGCTGGAGGTTCGATGGCAGTGTCCAGAATTCAAGCGGGGAGTAACAAAGGCGATGCTCCAGGAGTTGGTGTCAGAATTTTCGCATCAGACCGTAGTGTTACACTGGGCAGTTTTATACCGTATTGCAGTATGGCTCATGCTCAACTTAGTTTCCATGGCCATAGGGATGCTGTGAAGATGTTCGTCGCAGTACCTG GTTATGGTGGTCAAAGCGCATTGTCAGACGGTTCTCAACCAGCCATGCTTGTCCTTTCAGGCGGAGAAGGATACATAGATTTCAGAGTTG GTGATGGAGAAGAAACAGAGGAGAGTATCGAAAGATCTACGAACGTAGTTGCTGTGAATGCCGAAGAACACGCGGAACAAAGTCACCTGATCGTGTGGCAGGTGCAATGTCCCGTGCCAGTGCCAATGAATGGTTAG